A portion of the Adhaeribacter radiodurans genome contains these proteins:
- a CDS encoding TonB-dependent receptor, which produces MKRTIKNYFFTLLRSSSAYRSQGILFFWVTLLSLFFRSEVYAQGTLKGYIRDSNGKGLAYVSTGLLNAPDSKLVKGTLTNEEGAYEFLEVPSGQYVITANMVGYASGTSATFKVDQGLTTIPILTLNSIAINLKEVAVTTKRPFVEQKIDRMVVNVANSIISSGSTALEVLEKAPGITVDRQNDNLQLRGKEGVIVQIDGRQTYLAMAEVVALLRTMPSDNIDRIELITNPSAKYDAAGNSGIIDIRLKKNTDVGTNGSVSLGAGSGRYDREQGSVQLNHRTPKLNLFGNYSANRGGGYADFDLQRIQKDGLQRNIIKEDSYIKFKNRGQNAKAGLDYTISKNTIIGLIWTGLWSYNHEESPAKVSFRRQENEPYYLQTLTDKTISNVSSNQSANLNLQHTFGEEGGQLTADFDLGHFVRDYTNSLNTETLITESSISEPSGLYTQMPTAIDIHTFKVDYNRSFGSKWKVEAGIKGSSVRSDNDLTLYSGEAGNFHLDSTLSNHFRYTERIKAAYASISGKLAANTDIQVGLRTEQTHSEGNSITLKNVVKRDYLDFFPSVFLSRTLSAKHTLTLSYSYRIDRPNYQNLNPGRSYLNPYAYSRGNAFLQPQYTNSLELKHGFDNKVFTSLGASYIHDLVVYILQPVSGTTMERVPENIGKSQAYNLTLSLPITVRKGWTLQTTLMALYSQFQYTYLDMPLQVKQISGRINGSNAITLGNGWTAEVTGWINTPAVDALFRYPWLGSVDAGLQKGFGSKWKAKLSVQDLLHTNQILGKLRTDNYSQDFQIRLDTRVAMLNLTYAFGNQQLKESRRRKTSAEEEMHRTN; this is translated from the coding sequence ATGAAACGGACAATTAAAAATTATTTTTTCACTCTCCTTAGGAGCAGCAGTGCTTACCGGAGCCAAGGCATCCTCTTTTTCTGGGTTACGCTGCTTAGCTTATTTTTTAGGAGTGAAGTGTACGCCCAAGGTACCTTAAAAGGATATATCCGGGATTCAAATGGGAAAGGATTAGCTTATGTGAGTACTGGTTTACTAAACGCGCCTGATTCTAAATTAGTGAAAGGTACCTTAACGAATGAGGAAGGTGCTTATGAGTTTTTAGAAGTACCTAGTGGCCAATACGTAATAACCGCCAATATGGTGGGTTACGCCTCCGGTACTTCTGCTACCTTTAAAGTAGACCAAGGTTTAACCACTATACCCATCTTAACGCTAAACTCCATTGCTATAAACTTAAAAGAGGTAGCGGTTACCACCAAACGGCCTTTTGTGGAACAGAAAATAGACCGGATGGTGGTAAACGTTGCCAACAGCATTATCAGCAGTGGCAGCACCGCTTTGGAAGTACTGGAAAAAGCCCCTGGTATAACCGTGGATCGCCAGAACGACAATTTGCAGCTCCGGGGCAAAGAAGGGGTTATTGTGCAGATTGATGGCCGGCAGACGTATTTGGCCATGGCCGAAGTGGTGGCGCTGTTACGTACCATGCCCAGCGATAACATCGACCGGATTGAATTAATTACCAATCCTTCTGCTAAATACGATGCCGCTGGTAACTCCGGTATTATTGATATTCGGTTAAAAAAGAATACCGATGTTGGAACCAACGGCTCCGTTTCTCTAGGGGCAGGTTCCGGGCGTTATGACCGGGAGCAAGGCAGCGTGCAACTAAACCATCGCACGCCTAAACTGAACCTCTTTGGTAACTATAGTGCTAACCGGGGTGGTGGTTACGCAGATTTTGACCTACAACGAATTCAGAAGGACGGGTTACAACGTAATATTATTAAAGAGGACTCCTACATAAAATTTAAAAACCGGGGACAAAATGCTAAAGCCGGCTTGGATTATACCATTAGTAAGAATACCATCATTGGGCTAATTTGGACTGGATTATGGAGTTATAATCATGAAGAAAGTCCTGCAAAAGTTTCTTTTCGGCGACAAGAAAATGAGCCATACTACTTACAAACATTAACCGATAAAACCATTTCTAATGTCTCGTCAAACCAATCGGCTAATCTGAACCTACAGCACACCTTCGGAGAAGAAGGTGGACAATTAACCGCTGATTTTGATTTAGGCCATTTCGTTCGGGACTACACTAACTCGTTAAATACTGAAACGCTAATTACAGAAAGTTCCATATCGGAACCCAGTGGCTTGTACACCCAAATGCCTACTGCTATTGATATCCATACTTTTAAAGTAGATTATAATCGTTCCTTCGGTAGCAAATGGAAAGTAGAGGCCGGTATTAAAGGCAGTTCTGTTCGTTCTGACAATGACTTAACCTTGTATAGCGGAGAAGCCGGCAACTTTCATCTTGACTCTACTTTATCCAACCATTTTCGCTATACTGAACGAATTAAGGCCGCTTACGCCAGCATATCCGGCAAACTCGCGGCCAACACCGACATACAAGTGGGACTACGTACGGAGCAAACACATTCGGAAGGTAATTCTATTACTCTGAAGAATGTGGTAAAAAGGGACTACCTGGATTTTTTTCCCAGCGTTTTTCTTTCCCGAACACTCTCCGCTAAACATACCCTTACTCTATCGTACAGTTACCGCATCGATCGGCCTAACTACCAGAACCTGAACCCGGGTCGGTCGTATCTGAACCCATACGCGTACAGCCGGGGCAATGCGTTTCTTCAGCCCCAGTATACCAATTCGCTGGAGCTTAAACATGGTTTTGATAATAAAGTATTTACCTCCCTGGGCGCCAGTTATATCCATGACCTAGTTGTATATATTTTGCAGCCCGTAAGCGGAACTACCATGGAACGGGTTCCGGAAAACATTGGTAAATCGCAGGCTTATAATCTTACTCTTAGTTTACCAATAACGGTTAGGAAGGGATGGACCCTGCAAACTACCCTGATGGCCCTATATAGCCAGTTTCAGTACACTTACCTGGATATGCCATTGCAAGTGAAGCAAATATCCGGAAGAATTAATGGCTCCAATGCCATTACCCTAGGTAATGGTTGGACGGCGGAAGTTACGGGTTGGATAAATACTCCCGCCGTTGATGCCCTTTTTCGCTATCCTTGGCTAGGGTCAGTGGATGCCGGGCTACAAAAAGGTTTTGGTTCAAAATGGAAAGCAAAACTGAGTGTACAGGACCTGTTGCACACCAATCAGATACTCGGAAAACTTAGGACGGACAATTATTCACAGGATTTTCAAATCAGGCTAGATACCCGCGTGGCCATGCTGAACCTGACCTATGCTTTTGGTAACCAACAGCTCAAAGAGAGTCGCCGGCGCAAGACCAGCGCCGAAGAAGAAATGCATCGCACAAACTGA
- a CDS encoding nuclear transport factor 2 family protein has translation MKNWLLLFLLTSGSVYYSFGQAINTTSDKNQKIIAEIKRLMDYELKLVLHQDTTAMEQFYPDDMVVTNPFNQFIDKRKVMERVKSDIIKYTSYEKKVDYFHVEGENTVVVIGSEVVVPTTDANRTDAGKIVNRRFTEVWMKRGKDWKKVVRHANNIIN, from the coding sequence ATGAAAAATTGGTTACTCCTGTTTCTGCTCACAAGTGGTAGCGTTTACTATTCCTTCGGTCAGGCAATTAATACTACTTCTGATAAAAACCAGAAAATAATTGCCGAGATAAAACGATTAATGGATTATGAACTAAAGTTAGTACTCCACCAGGATACAACCGCTATGGAACAATTTTATCCAGATGACATGGTGGTAACCAATCCTTTTAACCAGTTCATTGATAAACGCAAGGTAATGGAACGGGTAAAGTCCGATATTATTAAGTACACGTCTTATGAAAAAAAGGTCGACTACTTTCACGTAGAAGGTGAGAATACCGTAGTGGTAATAGGAAGTGAAGTGGTAGTACCCACAACTGATGCCAACCGGACAGATGCAGGTAAAATCGTTAACCGTCGGTTTACCGAAGTTTGGATGAAGCGGGGTAAGGACTGGAAGAAGGTAGTGCGGCACGCAAATAATATTATTAATTAA
- a CDS encoding aldehyde dehydrogenase family protein, which yields MEVIEKGIELKIETKNELKNRAKHWIGGDWLDSEKHEESINPATGELIGWYADGGQKEAEIAINAALKTFRETTWKEDHAWRAKVLLAMADKIEAKSKDLIQILGLESGKIVAEASMEVFAAPAFLRYWAGKTFTAGRAGEARPGSFSFTIREAVGVAGIIVPFNAPVALTMRALAPALAAGTTTVVKLPGVTAQTNELLCKIISETPGLPKGAINVITESGSEAASSLVQSANVPVISFTGSTQTGRAIVAAGAAHLKRFSLELGGKTPMIVFKDADLMTAIFTMEKAITIFSGQFCMTGSRILVQREVADSIRQGLAERLSKVKIGTPSDPSSEMGTMRDKANVQRVNQMVEEALAAGAKAIVRGGPITDGQLAKGAFYRPTLLEVTDPELPIVQQEVFGPVATLQVFDTEAEAIALANNSEYGLAASIWTRDIDRPWRVAKAIQAGTIWINTFAQVFPQFEEGGYKQSGMGRLNGETALDDFLEYKHISFNPGVPGSM from the coding sequence ATGGAAGTAATTGAAAAAGGTATAGAGTTAAAAATTGAAACAAAGAACGAGCTAAAAAATAGAGCGAAGCATTGGATTGGTGGGGATTGGTTAGATTCTGAAAAACACGAAGAAAGCATTAACCCCGCTACCGGAGAACTAATTGGTTGGTATGCCGATGGTGGTCAGAAAGAAGCTGAAATAGCCATTAATGCCGCATTAAAAACTTTCCGGGAAACTACCTGGAAGGAAGATCATGCCTGGCGCGCTAAAGTTCTGCTGGCTATGGCAGATAAAATAGAAGCAAAAAGTAAAGACTTGATCCAGATTTTAGGTTTGGAAAGTGGTAAAATAGTGGCAGAAGCAAGCATGGAAGTATTTGCCGCGCCCGCTTTTCTGCGTTACTGGGCCGGTAAAACTTTTACCGCTGGTCGTGCCGGCGAAGCAAGACCCGGCAGCTTTTCTTTTACCATTCGAGAAGCAGTCGGCGTGGCAGGTATTATCGTTCCTTTTAACGCTCCCGTGGCACTGACTATGCGAGCCCTGGCTCCAGCTCTGGCGGCCGGTACTACTACGGTGGTAAAGTTACCGGGTGTAACCGCCCAAACGAATGAACTACTTTGTAAAATTATCTCAGAAACCCCAGGTTTACCTAAAGGCGCCATTAATGTAATTACCGAGAGTGGCAGTGAAGCGGCCAGTTCCCTGGTGCAATCTGCGAACGTTCCGGTTATTAGTTTTACTGGTAGTACCCAAACTGGCCGGGCCATTGTAGCGGCAGGTGCCGCCCACTTGAAACGTTTTAGCTTGGAACTAGGTGGTAAAACCCCGATGATTGTTTTTAAGGATGCCGATTTGATGACCGCGATTTTTACAATGGAAAAAGCCATTACAATTTTTAGCGGCCAGTTTTGCATGACCGGTAGTAGAATACTAGTACAAAGAGAAGTTGCGGACTCTATCCGGCAAGGATTGGCCGAGCGGCTGAGCAAAGTAAAAATAGGTACTCCTTCCGATCCTTCCAGCGAAATGGGTACCATGCGGGATAAAGCAAATGTGCAGCGGGTAAATCAGATGGTAGAAGAGGCCCTTGCAGCTGGAGCTAAAGCAATTGTTCGGGGCGGCCCTATTACCGACGGGCAATTGGCTAAAGGTGCTTTCTATCGCCCGACCTTGCTGGAAGTAACTGACCCAGAATTACCCATCGTGCAGCAAGAAGTATTTGGACCAGTGGCTACTTTACAGGTTTTTGATACCGAAGCCGAAGCAATTGCCTTAGCAAACAACAGTGAATACGGCCTGGCAGCCAGCATCTGGACCCGCGATATAGACCGGCCCTGGCGAGTTGCGAAAGCCATACAAGCCGGTACTATTTGGATTAATACCTTCGCCCAGGTTTTTCCTCAGTTTGAAGAAGGAGGTTATAAGCAAAGTGGAATGGGCCGTTTAAATGGAGAGACAGCATTAGATGATTTTCTGGAATACAAGCACATCTCTTTTAATCCAGGTGTTCCAGGTTCAATGTAA
- a CDS encoding Gfo/Idh/MocA family protein, with amino-acid sequence MNRTKVAILGAGFISDIHLECYHRFIPEAEVVAVYARNPEKAQAFAEKHHIPQWYDDYEKAIRESGCEVVDICLPNFLHAKATLIAADAHKHIIIEKPLAVTLAEADAMIAACEQNGVKLMYAEELCFAPKYERARHLVKEGAVGEIYMLKQSEKHSGPHSDWFYDVNLSGGGVLMDMGCHALGWFRWMLGNAPVASVYATMSTVLHKGRTQGEDNSVVIVEFKNGVTCIAEDSWAKHGGMDDRSEIYGTGGVIYADLFMGNSAVTYSKNGYGYAMEKADTTQGWSFTVFEEVFNQGYPHELKHFIECVREDKTPLVTGEDGRAVLEIIYAAYASAGAGKKISLPFTADVAKPIDLWLNSSINSWMW; translated from the coding sequence ATGAACAGAACGAAAGTCGCTATCCTGGGGGCTGGTTTTATTTCCGATATTCATTTAGAGTGTTACCACCGGTTTATTCCGGAGGCCGAAGTAGTAGCCGTTTATGCCCGTAATCCCGAAAAAGCGCAAGCTTTTGCCGAAAAACACCATATTCCGCAATGGTACGATGATTACGAAAAAGCCATTCGGGAATCGGGTTGCGAGGTAGTAGATATTTGTTTACCGAATTTCCTGCACGCCAAAGCTACCCTGATAGCTGCCGACGCTCATAAACATATAATTATAGAAAAACCATTAGCGGTAACCCTGGCAGAGGCCGATGCTATGATTGCGGCTTGTGAGCAAAACGGGGTAAAACTCATGTACGCCGAAGAACTTTGCTTTGCCCCTAAGTACGAGCGGGCCCGGCATTTAGTAAAAGAAGGGGCCGTAGGCGAAATTTACATGCTAAAGCAATCCGAAAAGCACTCCGGTCCGCACTCCGATTGGTTTTACGACGTAAACTTATCCGGCGGTGGCGTATTAATGGACATGGGCTGCCACGCATTGGGCTGGTTCCGGTGGATGCTGGGCAACGCACCGGTAGCCAGCGTGTACGCTACCATGAGCACGGTATTACACAAAGGCCGCACGCAAGGCGAAGATAATTCGGTAGTGATTGTAGAATTTAAAAATGGCGTAACTTGTATAGCCGAAGATAGCTGGGCCAAGCACGGCGGCATGGACGACCGCAGCGAAATTTACGGAACGGGTGGTGTTATTTACGCAGATTTATTTATGGGTAATTCGGCTGTTACCTACAGCAAAAATGGTTATGGCTACGCCATGGAAAAAGCCGATACTACTCAGGGCTGGAGCTTTACCGTTTTCGAAGAAGTTTTTAACCAAGGCTACCCGCACGAATTAAAACATTTTATAGAATGCGTACGCGAAGATAAAACCCCTTTGGTAACCGGCGAAGATGGCCGGGCTGTGTTGGAAATAATTTACGCCGCTTACGCTTCGGCGGGAGCAGGTAAAAAAATAAGTTTACCTTTTACGGCAGATGTTGCCAAACCAATTGACCTCTGGCTAAATAGTTCGATTAATAGTTGGATGTGGTAG
- a CDS encoding gluconate 2-dehydrogenase subunit 3 family protein produces the protein MNRREAISAVAYLMGSAVIGAEVFLTGCQRSASDETLSFSENTVALLDEVAETILPGTNSSPGAKAAHIGTFIKTMVIDCYEEKDQKIFAAGLNKLQDASKAGYDKTFMDLSAAEKHALLVNLDKEAKSYQKSKKEDEPSHYFTMLKQLTLLGYFTSEPGATKALNYLPVPGRFEGCIPYEKGTKAWAM, from the coding sequence ATGAACCGAAGAGAAGCCATATCTGCTGTTGCTTATTTAATGGGAAGCGCGGTTATTGGAGCCGAAGTATTTTTAACCGGCTGCCAGCGTAGCGCCTCAGATGAAACCCTGTCTTTTTCCGAAAATACGGTTGCTTTGCTAGATGAGGTAGCCGAAACTATTTTACCCGGTACTAATTCTTCGCCGGGCGCAAAAGCAGCGCATATTGGTACTTTTATTAAAACCATGGTAATTGATTGCTACGAAGAAAAAGATCAGAAAATTTTTGCGGCAGGTTTAAATAAATTACAGGACGCCAGTAAAGCAGGGTATGATAAAACCTTTATGGATCTGTCGGCGGCCGAGAAACACGCCTTGCTGGTTAATTTAGACAAAGAAGCGAAAAGTTACCAAAAAAGTAAAAAAGAAGACGAGCCCAGTCATTATTTTACTATGCTGAAGCAGCTCACCTTATTGGGCTATTTTACTTCGGAACCCGGGGCCACTAAAGCATTAAATTATCTACCCGTACCGGGTCGTTTTGAAGGTTGTATTCCCTACGAAAAAGGAACAAAAGCCTGGGCGATGTAA
- a CDS encoding helix-turn-helix domain-containing protein, translating to MLLRDFLPSPAVREFVQCYRIVHLEFAQSDKIPLKAYPPKPEQCLHFFLRDFFAIQKPDEGKSSQPAIMLAGQRTSLVEQTTGNNFINVQVVFQPTATYRLTGIPAYELTNQHLDATSIFHKNINTTFEQLQQAKNYTELLTIIESFCQGLILNAKKDNLPLDAISRQMIQKDGNISVDWLAKESCLCTKQFKRKFLERTGVNPKTYSRIIRFNQAFNFKNRFPQKDWLSIAIACGYYDYQHLVKDYKEFTGLAPNEFHLLESKSPESILGLADSLYRDRIKPII from the coding sequence ATGCTCTTACGTGATTTTTTACCAAGCCCAGCAGTGAGAGAGTTTGTTCAATGTTACCGGATCGTGCATTTAGAGTTTGCCCAATCTGATAAAATTCCCTTAAAGGCTTATCCTCCCAAACCTGAACAGTGTCTGCACTTTTTTTTGCGTGACTTTTTTGCTATTCAAAAACCTGATGAGGGAAAAAGCAGCCAGCCAGCAATAATGTTGGCCGGACAAAGAACATCTCTTGTTGAGCAAACTACCGGAAACAACTTTATTAATGTGCAAGTGGTATTTCAACCTACGGCTACTTACCGGCTAACAGGTATACCTGCTTATGAATTGACTAACCAACACCTAGATGCTACCAGTATTTTTCATAAAAATATAAATACTACCTTTGAGCAATTACAGCAGGCAAAAAACTACACAGAGTTACTTACTATTATAGAAAGCTTTTGTCAAGGTTTAATTCTTAACGCTAAAAAAGATAATCTTCCCTTGGATGCTATCAGCCGGCAAATGATTCAAAAGGATGGCAATATTTCGGTGGATTGGCTGGCTAAAGAATCCTGTTTATGTACCAAGCAGTTCAAACGAAAATTTCTGGAAAGAACAGGGGTTAATCCCAAAACATACTCCAGAATTATCCGCTTTAATCAGGCCTTTAATTTTAAAAATAGGTTCCCTCAAAAAGATTGGTTAAGTATAGCTATTGCCTGTGGATATTACGATTACCAGCATCTAGTAAAAGATTATAAAGAATTTACCGGATTGGCACCTAACGAATTCCATCTCCTGGAAAGCAAGTCGCCGGAAAGTATTCTGGGACTTGCAGATAGTTTATATCGGGACCGTATTAAGCCTATCATTTAA
- a CDS encoding alpha/beta fold hydrolase, translated as MATTAFPSPSNTTYILVHGAWYGGWCWYKVAPLLEAKGSRVIAIDLPGYGQDTTPAANVTLNDYVKKVEEAANSVTGKVVLVGHSMGGAIISQVSEVLGPEKVKKLVYLDAFLLKNGESIFSQVEKINEASKAFSDSKIEHPASEYLIFSDDQKTCLINPLMMEQVFCHDSPADDIVLAKTNLRWQPMAGLATPITVSDSCYGIIPKIYIRCTESKDLDRRSIVQNMPCQKVIEIPSSHSPFFSMPEKLAEILVQLS; from the coding sequence ATGGCGACTACGGCTTTTCCTTCACCTTCTAACACAACCTATATTCTAGTGCATGGAGCTTGGTACGGTGGTTGGTGCTGGTACAAGGTAGCTCCTCTTCTGGAAGCCAAAGGCTCCCGGGTCATAGCAATTGATTTGCCCGGTTATGGGCAGGATACAACACCTGCCGCCAACGTTACTTTAAATGATTATGTTAAGAAAGTAGAAGAAGCAGCCAATTCCGTAACGGGTAAGGTGGTGCTGGTAGGCCATTCCATGGGAGGAGCCATCATTTCGCAGGTTAGTGAAGTATTAGGCCCGGAAAAAGTAAAAAAACTCGTATACCTCGACGCTTTTTTATTAAAAAATGGAGAATCTATTTTTTCGCAGGTTGAAAAAATAAATGAGGCAAGTAAGGCCTTCTCTGATTCTAAAATTGAACATCCGGCATCGGAGTATCTTATTTTTTCTGATGACCAAAAAACCTGCTTGATAAATCCTCTAATGATGGAGCAGGTTTTCTGCCACGATAGTCCCGCGGATGATATTGTTTTAGCCAAAACTAATCTGCGTTGGCAACCTATGGCTGGCCTGGCCACCCCCATAACCGTTTCTGATAGTTGTTATGGAATTATTCCTAAGATTTATATTCGTTGCACGGAGTCCAAAGATTTAGACCGAAGAAGTATTGTGCAAAATATGCCTTGTCAAAAAGTTATTGAGATTCCCAGTAGTCATTCGCCATTTTTTTCAATGCCGGAAAAGTTGGCCGAGATTTTAGTCCAATTATCTTGA
- a CDS encoding ATP-binding protein: MCCACKVLLLLLVVYTPGWAYTVADSMVQIDHLPIEGKLLDKGWKYMPGDNPEWANPVWNDQNWQTIDPTQDIHDLPVLWKNNIGWFRLRFTLDSALFKESLALLVEQTGASEIYLNGRLIGKYGKISFQPEQVQAVHPPVGEFISLHPIGEHPQVLAVRFSLQKDIPYVVFAGRYNRAVALRLLAIEGVTQIIRGNTDLLDYSFLDYVKSSIFFILALLHLVLFYFSPQRKANLYFFIYSSLNALNYLLSGTIFHYVQLATTRMHLLIFIFLLFTSSCYFFLLATYSIFKQRKNLIFWLLSTAFCLTLPMFLWFYKTGWLFGLMLFPILTFLESARITFMADRKKFSGIRMVNYGAIAFLVLYPLALAFIFGLLPAGPNGVLGHLTFNLAVLGLPVSLSIYLATEASFTSRSLEAKLVEVQELSEKTIRQEQERQQLQEMNKFKSRFFANISHEFRTPLSLIRGVVEKLRKKDNSDLEKQADYQIIDRNADLLLQMVNQMLDLSRLEEGKLTLHPQPGNLSNLLKVLGGSYASLFESKGITYRYTVPLQPIWVHMDTQKLEQIINNLLSNAAKFTPTKGEVSFTATVQMAEEQICILHIKVQDTGIGVPAAQLPRIFDRFYQADSSTTRQYEGTGIGLALAKELVELHSGKIVAESTEGKGSTFSVQLPFTLAETEQAEQQSESATLTAVIRTNGKSTAEEFDKKVNHSQNILIVEDNADLRHFIAELLSDKYRIQQAENGLAGYRIALETIPDLIISDLMMPELDGVSLCRKLKEDERTSHIPIILLTAKADVQSKISGLETGADDYLTKPFSAEELLLRVKNLIQQRQKMREKFSRSFSVQPTEVNITSADERFLQKVTTIMEKNLGNADFDIDAFSREVGMSRAQLNRKLNALVDQSPKEFIRLVRLKRAAHLLKQNQGNIGEVAFQVGFSNPNYFTKCFRDLYGVAPSEYQQSVDTTRQDKS, encoded by the coding sequence ATGTGTTGTGCTTGTAAAGTTCTTCTCCTTTTGCTGGTGGTGTATACCCCGGGCTGGGCATACACCGTTGCTGACTCAATGGTGCAGATAGACCACTTACCAATAGAAGGAAAATTACTGGATAAGGGCTGGAAGTATATGCCCGGCGACAACCCAGAATGGGCCAATCCTGTATGGAACGATCAAAATTGGCAAACTATTGATCCCACGCAAGATATTCACGATTTACCTGTTCTCTGGAAGAATAATATTGGCTGGTTTAGGCTCCGGTTTACCCTGGATAGTGCCTTATTTAAAGAATCATTGGCTTTATTGGTAGAGCAAACAGGTGCATCCGAAATTTACCTGAATGGGAGGCTAATCGGAAAGTATGGTAAAATAAGTTTTCAGCCGGAACAAGTGCAAGCAGTTCACCCTCCCGTTGGTGAATTTATTTCACTACACCCTATTGGAGAACACCCACAAGTTTTAGCTGTGCGTTTTTCCTTGCAGAAAGACATTCCCTATGTAGTATTTGCTGGGAGGTATAACCGGGCGGTTGCGTTAAGGTTATTGGCAATTGAAGGTGTAACTCAAATAATTAGAGGTAATACTGATCTTTTGGATTATAGCTTTTTAGATTATGTTAAATCTAGTATATTCTTCATTTTAGCCTTATTGCACCTAGTTTTATTCTATTTTTCGCCCCAGAGGAAAGCTAATCTCTATTTTTTTATTTATTCTTCACTAAATGCGCTAAATTATTTACTTTCCGGTACTATCTTTCATTACGTGCAGTTGGCCACCACCAGAATGCACCTGCTAATTTTTATATTCCTACTTTTTACTTCTAGTTGTTATTTTTTTCTGCTAGCTACCTACTCCATTTTTAAGCAAAGAAAAAACCTTATTTTCTGGCTACTTTCTACTGCATTCTGCCTCACCCTGCCCATGTTTTTATGGTTTTACAAAACAGGATGGTTATTTGGTTTGATGCTTTTTCCTATTCTAACTTTCCTGGAGTCAGCCCGCATCACTTTTATGGCGGACCGGAAAAAATTTAGTGGAATTCGGATGGTAAACTATGGTGCCATTGCCTTTCTGGTTCTGTACCCACTTGCTTTAGCTTTTATTTTCGGTTTATTGCCAGCAGGTCCCAATGGAGTCCTCGGCCATTTAACTTTTAATTTAGCTGTATTGGGTCTGCCGGTTAGCCTTTCTATTTATCTGGCTACTGAAGCTTCCTTTACTAGCCGATCATTAGAGGCGAAGCTAGTGGAAGTACAAGAACTTTCCGAAAAAACCATCCGGCAAGAACAGGAAAGGCAGCAATTGCAAGAAATGAATAAATTTAAATCCCGCTTCTTCGCTAACATATCCCACGAGTTTCGCACACCACTATCTTTAATCCGGGGTGTAGTAGAAAAACTTAGAAAAAAGGATAATTCTGATTTAGAAAAGCAAGCCGATTACCAGATCATCGACCGTAATGCCGACCTACTGTTGCAAATGGTAAATCAGATGCTGGACCTCTCCCGACTGGAGGAAGGAAAACTAACCCTGCACCCACAGCCAGGAAATTTAAGTAATTTGCTGAAGGTATTAGGTGGCTCCTATGCTTCGCTGTTCGAAAGCAAAGGAATCACTTACCGGTATACTGTTCCTTTGCAGCCGATTTGGGTGCATATGGATACCCAAAAGCTGGAACAAATAATAAACAACTTACTCTCTAACGCTGCTAAGTTTACCCCGACTAAAGGAGAAGTAAGCTTTACGGCCACCGTGCAAATGGCAGAAGAGCAAATCTGCATACTACATATAAAAGTGCAGGATACCGGCATTGGCGTTCCTGCTGCCCAACTGCCCCGCATCTTTGATCGCTTTTACCAGGCCGATAGCTCGACTACCCGCCAGTACGAAGGCACCGGCATCGGGCTGGCCTTAGCCAAAGAACTCGTAGAACTGCACAGCGGTAAAATAGTAGCCGAAAGCACGGAAGGCAAAGGCAGCACCTTTTCGGTCCAGCTTCCTTTTACTCTGGCCGAAACAGAACAAGCCGAACAGCAATCTGAGTCAGCAACTCTTACTGCTGTTATAAGGACAAACGGTAAATCAACAGCAGAAGAATTTGACAAAAAAGTAAATCATAGCCAAAATATTCTGATAGTGGAAGACAATGCTGATTTAAGACATTTCATCGCTGAACTTTTGTCGGATAAGTATAGAATACAACAAGCCGAAAATGGCTTAGCAGGTTACCGGATTGCTCTGGAAACAATACCGGATTTAATTATTAGCGACCTGATGATGCCGGAACTGGATGGGGTAAGCCTATGTCGGAAATTGAAAGAAGATGAACGCACCAGCCACATTCCAATTATCCTGCTTACCGCCAAAGCCGACGTTCAAAGTAAAATAAGCGGTTTAGAAACAGGTGCAGATGATTACCTCACTAAACCATTTAGTGCGGAGGAACTACTTTTGCGGGTAAAAAATTTAATCCAGCAGCGCCAAAAAATGCGCGAAAAGTTCAGCCGCTCTTTCTCGGTGCAACCAACTGAGGTGAATATTACTTCAGCCGACGAACGATTTTTACAAAAAGTCACCACAATTATGGAGAAAAACCTAGGCAATGCCGATTTTGATATAGATGCCTTTAGCCGGGAAGTAGGCATGAGTCGGGCCCAACTAAACCGAAAACTAAATGCCCTTGTGGATCAGTCGCCGAAAGAGTTTATTCGTTTGGTTCGGTTAAAGCGGGCGGCTCACTTGTTAAAACAAAACCAGGGAAATATAGGCGAAGTAGCCTTCCAGGTAGGATTCAGTAATCCAAACTACTTCACAAAATGCTTCCGCGACTTATACGGGGTAGCCCCTTCGGAATATCAGCAATCAGTGGATACTACCAGACAAGACAAGTCTTAA